The following are encoded in a window of Ensifer adhaerens genomic DNA:
- a CDS encoding potassium channel family protein yields the protein MITIIALGLLAMSACLAFQVLASVFAARYFAQASRQPLGPKPLRGIFLQFSILMVVLMMGNIVQIAFWAFLYRLLGAFADFETAMYFSGVTFTSLGYGDVVLQGRMRLLGPLQAANGLMMFGITTALFISVIQQVTAKWNAAESVRTNVGG from the coding sequence ATGATCACGATTATTGCTCTGGGTTTGCTCGCAATGTCGGCATGTCTTGCATTTCAGGTACTGGCATCGGTGTTCGCAGCCCGTTACTTCGCCCAGGCCTCCCGGCAACCGCTCGGTCCTAAGCCGCTGCGCGGGATTTTCCTTCAATTCTCGATTCTGATGGTGGTGCTAATGATGGGCAACATCGTCCAGATCGCATTTTGGGCATTTCTCTACAGATTGCTCGGTGCATTTGCGGACTTTGAAACGGCGATGTATTTTTCGGGAGTAACCTTCACTTCGCTTGGTTATGGTGACGTTGTGCTGCAGGGCCGAATGCGGCTGCTTGGGCCACTTCAGGCTGCCAACGGTCTGATGATGTTCGGGATCACCACAGCCCTCTTCATCTCCGTTATCCAGCAGGTCACCGCCAAATGGAACGCCGCGGAGTCAGTCCGCACGAACGTCGGTGGTTAA